The Papaver somniferum cultivar HN1 chromosome 6, ASM357369v1, whole genome shotgun sequence genome segment GGTGAAGAATGATCGTGAAAGGTTCACAATGAAATGCAGTAAATTCCCATGCACTTGGATGATCCATGCAGTTGCTATTGATTCTACTTGCGATGCTTTTAGGATAAAAAAGTATGTTGGGAGGCACACTTGTGGAGCTGGTGTGAAGTTGAGAAGTCCTAAAGTATCGAAGAAGCTGGTACACAACCTTATTCATGATCGTGTGATGCACAACCCACTTATCAAGCCtcgcgaaattgaagattatataaaagttggtgctggtgttaatatcaaatatcaccatgcatatcatggtttggaacggtcacaccatgaaatttttgggaatgatgtaaagtcttactctgatctggtttggtgggtgaattcattgaaagAAACAAATCCTGGCTCTTGTGTGGATTTTCAGTTTAACAATGCAACTCAGACATTTGAAAGGTTATTCATTGCAATAGGCGCTTGTATTGAAGGTTATAGACTTTGTCgaccaatgatttttgttgatgcaacTTTTCTGACCGGGAGATTTAGAGGTACCCTTATGGCTGCTACTTGTCTGAATGGGAATCAAGGAaagtgctctttgttacgttttaaTTGTTATTGTTTACAAGTTATTCACTGCTTTTAATCGTTGGAACTTTTTGAGTATACCATTTATGTACTGAAAAGTTATTGTGTCTAACACACACTAATTCATATGTGTAAGCATAAGACCTTTTTTTGAGTACAATATGTCTATTATGTACTGGAAATTCTTAGTCTATTTTCCAGTACATAATATATGTTACGTCTATTAATATAGCAACATATTTAGTGACAGTATATAATATATGTACTGTTTGTTTTTTGCAGGTTTTTATCCGCTAGCCTTTGCATTGGTCCCAGGAGAGGATGTTGACAATTGGGATTGGTTTATGTGCAATCTTAGCAACATTGTTGATGACCGTCCTATCACCTTTATGTCTGATCGTCATGAAGGATTGTTAAGGCCTATTCCTAAACACTTTCCTACTTCCCATCATGGCTATTGTTACTACCACTTGCAAGGAAACTTACCAATCAGGAAATCGGACGAGAAGTACAAAGAAGTTATGGCTTGTTTCAAAAAAGCAACTTATGCTCTCACACCAGCAAGATATGAAGAAGCACTAATGGAAATAGAGTTAATGGGAAGGCCTGGGGTtattgagtattgtcgcaataTGCCTAGGGAACATTGGTCCAGCGCGTTCTTCACTGGCTGTAGATTTGGTCAGACTACATCAAGCGTTGCTGAGTCCTTCAATAATTGGATTCGGAAAGAGAAGAGGTTGCCTGCCTGCGCCCTCGTTGACATGATCAggtttgtgtgtttttttttgttggtgttttctttgtttttggttcattttttttgttcaaaatttatTACAGGTGTTCTTTTTGTTCCATTCATAGGTTACGCGTTATGGAGTTGATGAATGAACGTCGTGAAATGAGTCTTTTGATGGACCCAGAGAAGCTCACTCCTACCTACGAGGCGCTACTTaaagaacatattcaaattggtCGAGTTTGGAATGTTACTCAGTCATCTGCGTATGAGTATGAGATTCATTCGCCTAGGTTAGCTTTATCCCATAAAACAACTTTTAATGTACTATAGCATACATGTAGGAGTGAatcatatgttttgtttttttgtatttgtttgcagtgctgcatatatgtactgcttttaagttatttgtgctgaaaatctttttacgcatctgcaggtcTCACACTGTTGATCTGCCGAACAAGACTTGCACCTGCCAAATATGgcgtgtttatggttttccatgctctcaTGCTACAGCAGCTATTTCTGCCAAGGGTGATCGATACGTAGATTATATCGAAGACTACTTCAAAGTTACAAATTTTCAGCAGCTGTATTCAATTGCTATCAGACCAATCCCCAACTACAACAGGCCAGAGCAGTATCTTCCAGAGAATACTATTTTTCCACCCCATCCACGAGTTCCACCAGGTAGGCCAAAGGGAAATCGTATCAAGAATGCATGGGAGAAAGATAGGAAGTCCGTCCGTTGTTCCAACTGCAAGAAGAAAACTCACCACAACAAGGCAACGTGCACTGTCATTCCTTCATACCCATGAGTTTTAGATTTTCTGTTCTCCCTTATTAGTTCTATTGGTCACAATGCAGATTATGTTTTGCTCATCATTTTAAACACTTTTGTTCGCTTTTTTTAGAGTGATGaaattatgtactgtttgataTCTTTCTGGGACAAGGTACTTTGTGCTCATTTAAGACTCTTTTAATGGTACTTTGTACTGCATTATCCACtttcaatattattggtttttCAGGTTGATTTCCAAGTTTGTTCAAGACTTTCTGAGCACAACTATTATGTAATGTGTGTTCAATTAAGACACACCAAACAAAGAGACCAGCTCTGAGATTCATCTTCTCTCTCATCATGATTAACAAATTTAGAGAGTCATATTCTTCAATTGAATCTAATAGCCGGTCTATGTTACATAAGACACACCAAAACACTTCATATTATGGACTTTTACCATCCAACatgtcaacatttttataaagccAAACAACTGTACATAGATTAAACACAAACACCATAGTTTCGAGAACAATGCACGTTTTGGTGTGACATTGGAATAATAATCTTCCTGGTTCCTTCCTCCATATTCCTGATGGGTAAGAAGACAGCAGTGTTTGCTGCTACTTGATGTACTGGGTCACTTAAATAAAACTGAAAaggtagaaaaaaaaagaattaaatttatcagtgtagtaaatatgtactgaaaattatagtgtaaaacacatatatgaaagcataatatttgttacaacattaaaaaaaaattgtttcgttTTAGTTTCGCAGATATGCTATTAAAATTCtcaatatataaaataaataagcATGAATTCGGATTCAATGTAAAACAGTATCAGAGATATGCACTGCACTTTACAAAGACATGATGCATGTTGTTTATCGAGATAAATTGAAAAACATACCCAGCCTGTTGGATCAATGTGGAGTACTGGAATGTACTTTCTCTGTCCATTCACCGGTTGCTCATTATGATATgcttttttcagttggtattgccAGTAATTTATAAGATCTCCCTCTAAAGCCCTGTCATGTAGCAGATCTTCAAATGTCTCTGCAGATAATATGTGATGACCAATCACAGCAGGAGCTTTCCAAGCACTGTTGCTGCAAATTCAAATAATCCAAATCAATTATAAGTTTGATTCTAAACGAAGTACATAAAGTTTTGTTAAAATGAAAGGGACCTATCCAAGAAAGACTCACATTGAGGTAGCTTTgtcaaaaaaaggagagagaagcgCTCTTTGTTGTGAACTCAAATCCTTATAGAACGGAGATTTCCTTAGGCTCAACAACTTGCGTGCATTCTTCACTTTTTTAGTAAGTTCTTGCAGATTTTGATCAcctttagcttttctctttctcacaTCCTCGCGCATCCTTTTTATGAACTTTCTCTGTTGGGAAATCTTTTTCAACTGGGTTTTCAGTTCTGGACTTTGTTTTTCGCCTTTTAGGTCCCGACAGTCCTTTGCCACTAGCAAACTCAGGATCAACTCTTTTCTGCGGGTGGCTCCGAGTTACTGGCTTCTGAGGGGTGTATGTGATTTTTGGAGTAAGTTTCTTCTCCTTGGCTGAGATAGTCGGCTTTTTCTTCTCCTTGTCCATGACTGACGTAGTCGACTTCGCTATTGGTTTGACTTCATTACTCTTTGTAACCAGCCTATCTTCGAGTCTCTTGGCAAGTGTTACGTCATCTTCCTCTGATGTTTGACTAACTCCAGGTTCGTTATCCTTCAATATACCATAAACGTAAAGAAAACAAATGAgagactaaaaaagaaaaaaaaaatgaacagaaTAGAACATATGTATTGTCGGATTCTTTTCAGTACAAAAGTTATGTACTTTTAGTTTCACTGAGTACATAACATATGTACTGCTGGGTTTTCCATGTTACTGAACATATGTAACATAAGTGGTCCATTAAGTATTGATAAAGTTGTTACTTTTCACttttttggtaattataattaCCTTCTGTAGCTCAGAAAGAAGTTGGAGAGTCTCAGCATATGCATTAGCTTTTTCGGcgctcatattcttcttcagtcgAGCTTCCTCTGCCTTTTCAGCATCTAAAACTGGATACTTCTGTTTGAGAATCGGCAGCATTAGTACATATGCTAAAAGCATcattaaaaacaaaacataaattcattaaACAGAAGTAGATTTAGGTACTTACAAGACTCTCTAATTGTTTAGTAGGCTGTTGCTTTCTgtcattcttcattttcttcttcctttctacttCATTGAATGGAATGGGATCCCAAGGTTTCCTTGTTCCCTGCATTTGAAACAAATCAGACTACGAACTATTTGACCAAAAATTGATATACGTACTGCTGGTTATATGTATCAGAAGGATATATGTACTAGGTTTATAACATGTTCATACTTCTTGTTCAGGTTGCTGAAGATCAGCTTTCAAACGAGCTTGTTCAGCTATAGCTAAAACAATTGCAGAGGCTTCATTAAGTGTAGGTGCAGTATCGATTTGAGCTTGCTCATCCGAGGGATCCGTTTGAGCTTGATCTGATGCTCCTCTAGCAACTGAAGCTTCATTATGCGCAAGCGCAGCTGCAAGATGGATTTGAGGTGGATCAGGTGCACCTAGATCAATTGCACGCTGCTGCACCTCTTCTCCATTTTGATCACTTGGTCCTAAACCCAAGTCAAAAGTTGGTCTTGAAACTTGTGATGGAGGATCCAGATCTTTAGCATAAAATTTGTCGAAGATTTGAGAAGATTGCATTTTTTCCAAGCTTGGTAAACTACCAGTCGACGGGTACTCCAGACTAAGAATTCCTAAGGATGGATAAGGATCTCCCATAATTTCAGCTTGTAGATATTTTGAGTACTCATCGGTATAAATACCCTTCCCATGGATGGCCAGGTCAATCAGTTTCTCCATCGGCATGGTATGCAGTTCTTTGAGACTCGGCAGCTCACAAACCAAAGGCATAAACTGCATATTCGGCAACATTTCTTCAAGCGATGCACCCTACATAAATGCAATGCCAAACCGTATTATTTTATAGGATGACAAAGTATAAAATTGAACTAACTAGTGTAGCGTTCAATTCGCTCAACTGTCTATCTCTAAGAGAACCAATTTCCACTTCAATATTACCCAGAACTTGTGTCGCTGCTGTTTGTTGGAGTTCAGCCTTTTCAGTCTGTTATTCAACATAAGGTGATATGTTTTTAATCAGTATTGCAGATATGTACTTGTATGTTTTTTCAGTATAGTAGATATGTACTGACAAGTTTTAGTTTTTTACAAACTAAACTAATACTAGAAAGAATATAACTTACCTGTGATGGTTCTAGCATGCTCTTTTCCTCTTGCAGCTCTTTCACTTTTCGCTCCAAATCAGATCTAGCCCAAATTTTAAACTGTGAAACTTCATTATCGAATTGTGTGGTATTTTCTTCAGAGCCCCCCATAACAGGCATTGTTGGAGTAGTTGCTGATGGAACGGTGTCATCCAAATCATCATCCCCTTCTTCAGAGCTATTGCTAGATTCTTCTTCAGAGCTACTGCTAGATTCTTCTTCTCCCGAGTTTGGTTGTGGAGGTGGGTAAGCTCTGTGATATATATCATTCAAAAGCTCTTCTAGGATACTCACATCAATGGGGAGGCCGTCCTCTTTCCTGCTCTGTAACTCACCCCATTTTTCTGCAATTGTCAGCCTCAAATTTTCATTCTTTACTTCCAAATCCTCGAACTTTTCTTGCCAATCTACTGTCAATGGCACCTCTTCAACTGGAAGCCTTTGAGCAATttcattcaacatttctttttcatacatagtatattcatccttaaattct includes the following:
- the LOC113290402 gene encoding uncharacterized protein LOC113290402, producing the protein MVSKCLSSTFSDVDNNSELIREDRDSYETDGKEIVKPLLSDGWENVFDDPNKLFRGGVDAVRLACQKYCLKTGYRVTKVKNDRERIKKYVGRHTCGAGVKLRSPKVSKKLFNNATQTFERLFIAIGACIEGFYPLAFALVPGEDVDNWDWFMCNLSNIVDDRPITFMSDRHEGLLRPIPKHFPTSHHGYCYYHLQGNLPIRKSDEKYKEVMACFKKATYALTPARYEEALMEIELMGRPGVIEYCRNMPREHWSSAFFTGCRFGQTTSSVAESFNNWIRKEKRLPACALVDMIRLRVMELMNERREMSLLMDPEKLTPTYEALLKEHIQIGRVWNVTQSSAYEYEIHSPRSHTVDLPNKTCTCQIWRVYGFPCSHATAAISAKGDRYVDYIEDYFKVTNFQQLYSIAIRPIPNYNRPEQYLPENTIFPPHPRVPPGRPKGNRIKNAWEKDRKSVRCSNCKKKTHHNKATCTVIPSYP
- the LOC113286811 gene encoding uncharacterized protein LOC113286811, whose translation is MYEKEMLNEIAQRLPVEEVPLTVDWQEKFEDLEVKNENLRLTIAEKWGELQSRKEDGLPIDVSILEELLNDIYHRAYPPPQPNSGEEESSSSSEEESSNSSEEGDDDLDDTVPSATTPTMPVMGGSEENTTQFDNEVSQFKIWARSDLERKVKELQEEKSMLEPSQGASLEEMLPNMQFMPLVCELPSLKELHTMPMEKLIDLAIHGKGIYTDEYSKYLQAEIMGDPYPSLGILSLEYPSTGSLPSLEKMQSSQIFDKFYAKDLDPPSQVSRPTFDLGLGPSDQNGEEVQQRAIDLGAPDPPQIHLAAALAHNEASVARGASDQAQTDPSDEQAQIDTAPTLNEASAIVLAIAEQARLKADLQQPEQEGTRKPWDPIPFNEVERKKKMKNDRKQQPTKQLESLKYPVLDAEKAEEARLKKNMSAEKANAYAETLQLLSELQKDNEPGVSQTSEEDDVTLAKRLEDRLVTKSNEVKPIAKSTTSVMDKEKKKPTISAKEKKLTPKITYTPQKPVTRSHPQKRVDPEFASGKGLSGPKRRKTKSRTENPVEKDFPTEKVHKKDARGCEKEKS